Proteins encoded within one genomic window of Mycolicibacterium aubagnense:
- a CDS encoding NAD-dependent epimerase/dehydratase family protein has translation MSKRVVVTGGGGFIGAYLVKRLVRDGWQVAVVDSMVRGDASRFAEVASDVELFTCDVRDQDALEKAFAGAEVVMHLAAINGTENFYKQPELVLDVGLRGALAVTNAGRAAGVPDLIVASTAEVYQTPAIIPTPETIPLMLPDSLNPRYSYGGGKIVSELIAFNYGQDHYRQVQVFRPHNVFGPNMGWKHVEPQFILRALGCQEAGDPVFPIQGDGSETRSFCYVDDIVQGILTMYENGGHREVYHIGSDEELSVRELAMRIGRAVGVELEIKPGELQAGGTPRRCPDISKMRALGWSPQVGLDEGLARTVAWYREHQNDVPANDLM, from the coding sequence GTGTCTAAGCGGGTTGTCGTCACCGGCGGTGGCGGATTCATCGGCGCCTACCTGGTCAAGCGACTGGTCCGGGACGGCTGGCAGGTCGCGGTCGTGGACTCCATGGTCCGCGGCGATGCCAGCCGGTTCGCCGAAGTCGCCTCCGATGTCGAACTCTTCACGTGCGACGTCCGCGATCAGGACGCCCTCGAGAAGGCCTTCGCGGGCGCCGAGGTCGTCATGCACCTGGCTGCCATCAACGGCACCGAGAACTTCTACAAGCAACCGGAGCTGGTGCTCGACGTCGGTCTGCGCGGCGCGCTCGCGGTGACCAACGCCGGCCGCGCCGCGGGGGTGCCGGACCTCATCGTCGCTTCGACGGCCGAGGTCTACCAGACGCCCGCGATCATCCCCACGCCCGAGACCATCCCGTTGATGCTGCCCGACAGCCTCAACCCGCGGTATTCGTACGGTGGCGGCAAGATCGTCAGCGAGCTGATCGCCTTCAACTACGGGCAGGACCACTACCGGCAGGTGCAGGTCTTCCGGCCGCACAACGTCTTCGGGCCCAACATGGGCTGGAAGCACGTCGAGCCGCAGTTCATCCTGCGGGCACTGGGCTGTCAGGAGGCCGGTGACCCGGTGTTCCCGATCCAGGGCGACGGCAGCGAGACGCGCTCGTTCTGCTACGTCGACGACATCGTCCAGGGCATCCTGACCATGTACGAAAACGGCGGTCACCGCGAGGTTTACCACATCGGCAGTGACGAGGAACTGAGCGTCCGGGAGCTGGCGATGCGGATCGGCCGTGCCGTCGGGGTCGAGCTCGAGATCAAGCCCGGCGAGTTGCAGGCCGGTGGCACGCCGCGCCGGTGCCCGGACATCTCGAAGATGCGGGCACTGGGCTGGTCGCCGCAGGTGGGGCTGGACGAGGGGCTGGCGCGCACCGTCGCGTGGTACCGCGAGCACCAAAATGACGTGCCCGCAAACGACTTGATGTAG
- a CDS encoding DUF1365 domain-containing protein, with translation MSPPQIVRTSIHHARAVPVRHAFTYRSYSWLVDLDDVPELPRLLRPLAGFHAADHVGDPHRTLRENVDSYLHEQGIDLGGGRIRMLANARVFGFVFNPLTLYWCHDAGGALVCAIAEVHNTYGGRHRYLLRADHRGEVIVPKAFYVSPFNPVSGRYVLRVPEPAQGRLGVAITLLDPSGEVVLTATWTGSIHPARPATVLTTALAAPLAPLLVSARIRWQGVRLWARGLPLHPRPQEAAV, from the coding sequence ATGAGCCCACCACAGATCGTGCGAACCAGCATCCACCACGCGCGTGCCGTTCCGGTGCGCCACGCCTTCACCTATCGCAGCTACAGCTGGCTGGTCGACCTCGACGACGTGCCCGAGTTGCCCCGCCTGCTGCGGCCATTGGCCGGGTTTCACGCCGCCGACCATGTCGGCGATCCGCACCGCACGCTGCGGGAGAACGTCGACTCCTATCTGCACGAACAGGGGATCGACCTCGGCGGCGGTCGCATCCGAATGTTGGCCAATGCCAGGGTCTTCGGCTTCGTGTTCAATCCGCTGACGCTCTACTGGTGCCACGACGCGGGCGGCGCACTGGTATGTGCCATCGCCGAGGTGCACAACACCTACGGAGGACGGCACCGCTACCTGCTGCGCGCCGATCATCGCGGTGAGGTGATCGTGCCGAAGGCGTTCTACGTCTCGCCGTTCAACCCGGTCAGTGGCCGATACGTGCTGCGTGTTCCGGAGCCGGCCCAGGGCCGGCTCGGCGTGGCGATCACGCTGCTCGACCCGTCCGGCGAGGTCGTCCTGACCGCCACCTGGACCGGCTCCATCCACCCCGCGCGCCCCGCAACCGTTCTGACCACCGCACTGGCAGCGCCGCTGGCGCCGCTGCTGGTCTCGGCCCGCATCCGCTGGCAAGGCGTGCGCCTGTGGGCTCGCGGACTGCCACTGCACCCCCGACCCCAGGAGGCCGCCGTATGA
- a CDS encoding sulfurtransferase: MPLPADPHPAFAAYAHPDRLVTADWLSGNIGRPGLAIVESDEDVLLYDTGHIPGAVKIDWHLDLNDPHVRDYIDGAQFAALMDRKGISRDDTVVIYGDKSNWWAAYALWVFTLFGHPDVRLLDGGRDLWITNGRDTTLDVPSKQTSGYPVVERNDAPIRAFKDDVLAILGKEPLIDVRSPQEYTGERTHMPDYPEEGALRGGHIPTARSIPWAKAVEDSGRFRGRAELDELYGFISPDDKAIAYCRIGERSSHTWFVLTHLLGLPAVRNYDGSWTEWGNAVRVPVAVGEEPGSAPPASA; the protein is encoded by the coding sequence GTGCCGCTGCCCGCAGACCCACATCCCGCTTTCGCCGCCTATGCGCATCCCGATCGTTTGGTGACCGCCGACTGGCTGTCAGGCAACATCGGACGCCCTGGTCTGGCCATCGTCGAATCCGACGAAGACGTCCTGCTGTACGACACCGGCCACATCCCGGGCGCGGTGAAAATCGACTGGCATCTCGACCTCAATGACCCGCATGTCCGCGATTACATCGACGGCGCGCAGTTCGCCGCGCTGATGGATCGCAAGGGCATCAGCCGCGACGACACCGTGGTGATCTACGGCGACAAGAGCAACTGGTGGGCGGCCTACGCGCTGTGGGTTTTCACCCTATTCGGCCATCCGGACGTCCGGCTGCTCGACGGCGGCCGCGACCTGTGGATCACCAACGGCCGCGACACCACGCTCGACGTGCCGAGCAAGCAGACCTCGGGGTACCCGGTGGTGGAGCGCAACGACGCACCGATCCGGGCCTTCAAGGACGACGTCCTCGCCATCCTCGGCAAAGAACCGCTGATCGACGTCCGCTCGCCGCAGGAGTACACGGGCGAGCGCACCCACATGCCCGACTACCCGGAGGAGGGTGCGCTGCGCGGCGGCCACATCCCCACCGCGCGGTCCATCCCGTGGGCAAAGGCCGTCGAGGACAGCGGCCGGTTCCGTGGCCGTGCCGAGCTCGACGAGCTCTACGGCTTCATCTCTCCCGACGACAAGGCCATCGCCTACTGCCGCATCGGCGAGCGCTCCAGCCACACCTGGTTCGTGCTGACCCACCTGCTGGGCCTGCCGGCCGTCCGCAACTACGACGGCTCCTGGACCGAGTGGGGTAACGCGGTGCGGGTGCCCGTGGCTGTTGGTGAAGAACCGGGGTCGGCACCGCCGGCATCCGCATGA
- a CDS encoding SRPBCC family protein, with protein MIDAQRQLVVDAPADAVFAYLADFTTTTQWDPGTVRTERIDGDGGVGTRYLNTSRFAGRTSEITYEVTSVTPGRSIELRGVNQYLVARDTITVAPHADGTQVTYRIRFAFQGWLRWIEPLLQLAVAHLLDDGARGLRRELSRI; from the coding sequence ATGATCGACGCCCAACGGCAGCTGGTGGTCGACGCGCCGGCGGACGCCGTGTTCGCCTACCTCGCGGACTTCACCACCACGACGCAGTGGGACCCCGGCACCGTTCGCACCGAACGCATCGACGGTGACGGCGGCGTGGGCACCCGCTACCTGAACACGTCCCGATTCGCCGGCCGCACGTCGGAGATCACCTACGAAGTGACCAGCGTGACGCCCGGACGGTCGATCGAACTGCGCGGGGTCAATCAGTATCTGGTCGCGCGCGACACCATCACCGTGGCCCCACACGCAGACGGCACCCAGGTCACCTACCGCATCCGATTTGCGTTCCAGGGGTGGCTGCGGTGGATCGAGCCGCTGCTGCAGCTCGCGGTGGCACACCTTCTCGACGACGGGGCGCGCGGACTTCGCCGCGAACTCTCACGAATCTGA
- a CDS encoding anti-sigma factor codes for MPDSYTEDEQQLLDLAYVYALDAVSEAERSDIAGRLGVVAPHTAQAFARIVGDTQETMALLTAGDAVAPPAELRARILKAIGIQSERSSDELALRRTRRRRLIVRVAAAAAVICAIVIGTTVVAERFTNQPAQPTVSQVLANPDIRTFSAAVAGGTITLSASQQANAVVVAMSNVPAPPAGHVYQMWFIPASGAPRSAGTMSADTMPPPGGEVVPALNSAAKVAVTVEPGSGSSQPTSTPVVVVSLA; via the coding sequence ATGCCTGACAGCTACACCGAAGACGAACAGCAATTGCTCGATCTGGCGTACGTGTATGCACTCGACGCGGTGTCCGAAGCCGAACGCTCGGACATCGCCGGCCGCCTGGGCGTCGTCGCGCCGCACACCGCGCAGGCGTTCGCCCGGATCGTCGGCGACACCCAGGAGACCATGGCACTGCTCACCGCGGGTGACGCCGTGGCGCCGCCGGCCGAATTGCGCGCGCGCATCCTGAAGGCCATCGGCATCCAGTCGGAGCGCAGTTCAGATGAGTTGGCGCTCAGGCGCACCCGGCGACGCCGGTTGATCGTCCGGGTCGCGGCGGCCGCCGCGGTGATCTGCGCGATAGTCATCGGCACGACGGTGGTCGCCGAGCGCTTCACGAATCAGCCGGCGCAGCCGACGGTTTCGCAGGTGCTGGCCAACCCCGACATCCGGACCTTCTCCGCGGCGGTCGCCGGGGGCACCATCACCCTCAGCGCGTCCCAACAGGCGAACGCCGTCGTGGTGGCCATGTCGAATGTGCCGGCGCCACCGGCAGGCCACGTCTACCAGATGTGGTTCATCCCGGCGTCCGGAGCACCGCGGTCCGCCGGCACCATGAGCGCGGACACCATGCCACCACCCGGCGGCGAGGTGGTGCCGGCGCTGAACTCGGCCGCCAAGGTGGCCGTGACGGTCGAGCCGGGGTCCGGGTCCAGCCAGCCGACGAGCACCCCCGTCGTCGTCGTCTCCCTGGCCTGA
- a CDS encoding SDR family NAD(P)-dependent oxidoreductase yields MRVDAFFDELLDRTVVLGYSRLGLAVRQRFWQAPELPDGALAGRTVMVTGANSGIGKAIATELAVLGATVLMTVRDRARGEAARHHVLTVAPAADVAVEVCDVSHLAAVRSFAADLLARRPRLDAVIHNAGVMPEHRTESAEGHELSLATHVLGPALLTELLLPALTAASDPRVVLMSSGGMYTQPLPVDDIEYRRGPYHGATAYARSKRIQVALTPVLARRWPDLMVAAMHPGWADTPGVAQSLPAFRRVTRPILRTSEQAADTAVWLTATNPPPRSGEFWHDRRIRPTHYLPTAHDDDADVQQVWQYCAAAIGLYGPVAESDS; encoded by the coding sequence ATGAGGGTCGACGCCTTCTTCGACGAGCTCCTCGACCGCACCGTCGTACTCGGGTATTCCCGCCTGGGTTTGGCTGTGCGGCAACGGTTCTGGCAGGCACCGGAGCTGCCTGACGGCGCCCTCGCCGGCCGTACCGTCATGGTCACCGGGGCGAATTCGGGCATCGGCAAGGCCATTGCCACCGAACTTGCGGTGCTCGGCGCGACGGTGTTGATGACGGTGCGGGACCGGGCCCGCGGCGAGGCCGCCCGGCACCATGTGCTCACCGTCGCGCCGGCCGCCGACGTCGCGGTGGAGGTGTGCGACGTATCGCACCTGGCCGCGGTCCGGTCGTTCGCCGCGGACCTGCTGGCCCGGCGCCCACGGCTGGACGCCGTGATCCACAACGCCGGGGTCATGCCCGAGCACCGTACGGAAAGCGCTGAAGGACACGAGCTTTCGCTGGCCACGCACGTCCTGGGACCGGCGTTGCTGACGGAGCTCCTGCTGCCCGCGCTGACCGCCGCATCGGACCCTCGGGTCGTGCTGATGTCGTCCGGCGGCATGTACACCCAGCCGCTTCCGGTCGATGACATCGAATACCGGCGCGGGCCCTACCACGGTGCCACGGCCTACGCGCGCAGTAAGCGCATCCAGGTCGCGTTGACGCCGGTGCTGGCGCGGCGCTGGCCCGACCTGATGGTGGCCGCCATGCACCCCGGCTGGGCCGACACCCCCGGCGTCGCTCAGTCGCTGCCCGCGTTCCGCCGCGTGACGCGCCCGATCCTGCGGACGTCCGAGCAGGCCGCCGACACCGCGGTCTGGCTGACGGCGACGAACCCACCACCGAGGTCAGGCGAGTTCTGGCACGACCGCCGCATCCGTCCCACGCACTATCTGCCCACCGCCCATGACGACGACGCCGACGTGCAGCAGGTGTGGCAGTACTGCGCAGCCGCCATCGGGTTGTACGGACCTGTCGCAGAATCAGATTCGTGA
- a CDS encoding SAM-dependent methyltransferase: MTNQLHDGAAYDPFLPARWTEIAQVPNGLRTRLGTPVTRALFRAAVRDLPVRVEYPDGTVQGAAGAADPAAPRMLLHRPDDFFGRIANSGLIGFGEAYMVGDWSAPELTAVLTALASRIDTVVPAMFQGLRSVLLPRTPRNHRGARADTRANIAHHYDLSNEFFSMFLDPTLTYSCALFDTLDPPPAWRDLAAAQHRKIDRLLDATGVGFGTRLLEIGTGWGELAIRAAQRGAQVHTVTLSREQQLLARERIAAAGLSDRITVELCDYRDITGRYDAIISIEMIEAVGYRYLPAYLRTLDRLLEVDGRVGLQLITMPHKRMLASRDTYTWVHKYIFPGGFLPSVKLIERSVAAHTNLHISDRHSFGPHYAHTLRLWLQRFTANSAGADALGFDRIFRRMWRFYLAYSEAGFASGYLDLHQLVLQPKARS; encoded by the coding sequence ATGACGAATCAACTCCACGACGGTGCCGCGTACGATCCGTTCCTGCCGGCCCGGTGGACCGAGATCGCTCAGGTGCCAAACGGTCTGCGCACCAGGCTCGGCACGCCCGTCACCCGGGCGCTGTTCCGGGCCGCCGTACGGGACCTGCCGGTGCGGGTGGAATACCCCGACGGCACCGTGCAGGGGGCCGCCGGTGCGGCCGACCCGGCCGCGCCGCGAATGTTGTTGCACCGCCCCGATGATTTCTTCGGCCGGATCGCGAACAGTGGTCTGATCGGCTTCGGCGAGGCGTACATGGTGGGTGACTGGTCCGCGCCCGAGCTCACCGCCGTACTCACCGCGCTGGCGTCCCGGATCGACACCGTCGTGCCGGCCATGTTCCAGGGACTGCGCTCCGTTCTGCTGCCGCGGACACCACGCAACCACCGCGGGGCCCGCGCGGATACCCGCGCGAACATCGCGCATCACTACGACCTGTCCAACGAGTTCTTCAGCATGTTCCTCGATCCCACGCTGACCTACTCGTGCGCGCTGTTCGACACTCTCGACCCGCCACCGGCCTGGCGTGACCTCGCGGCCGCACAGCACCGCAAGATCGACCGGCTGCTGGACGCCACCGGCGTCGGCTTCGGCACGCGCCTGCTCGAAATCGGCACCGGCTGGGGCGAATTGGCGATCCGGGCCGCGCAGCGCGGCGCGCAGGTACATACCGTCACGCTGTCGCGCGAGCAGCAGCTGCTGGCCCGGGAGCGCATCGCCGCCGCAGGACTGTCGGACCGGATCACCGTCGAGCTGTGCGATTACCGAGACATCACCGGCAGGTACGACGCGATCATCTCCATCGAGATGATCGAGGCCGTCGGGTATCGCTACCTACCTGCCTATCTGCGCACGCTCGACCGCCTTCTCGAGGTCGACGGACGGGTCGGCCTGCAGCTGATCACCATGCCGCACAAGCGCATGCTGGCTTCCCGCGACACCTACACCTGGGTGCACAAATACATCTTCCCGGGCGGGTTCCTGCCCTCGGTCAAGCTCATCGAACGCTCGGTCGCGGCGCACACCAACCTGCACATCAGCGACCGCCATTCGTTCGGACCGCATTACGCCCACACCCTGAGGCTGTGGCTGCAGCGATTCACGGCGAACAGCGCCGGCGCCGACGCACTGGGGTTCGACCGGATCTTCCGTCGGATGTGGCGCTTCTACCTCGCCTACTCCGAGGCGGGCTTCGCTTCGGGCTACCTGGACCTGCACCAGCTGGTCCTGCAGCCGAAGGCACGATCGTGA
- a CDS encoding nucleotide sugar dehydrogenase, which translates to MPEKYDVGIIGLGYVGLTLATVLAEAGNSVIGIETRQELVDMTNQGLPHFTETGLPDALEGVTRFGKLKAVTAFDDSFSCDTYIITVGTPLSADGVARVDMIEAAARDIAGNMEDGALVILRSTVKVGTTRDVVAPMLAASGKSFDIAMCPERTLEGKALQELRELPQIVGADDPAVADRAAAVFRKLTSSIVLVSDIETAEIIKLVSNTFRDVQFAFANEVARICDAFGVSAYEVISAGKLGYNRTNIPLPGLVGGPCLEKDPHILMESVRERGVTLDITAAGRLVNERQPAETVRFISSEIARRKLGAEGPLRINLLGMAFKGQPETSDLRGSMSIKVFNELKAAHPDAEIGVYDPVTPNDVLAEAFPGHKVYNRFGDAVSGADVVVLGNNHPSLGTISPRTISEFISPDGFVFDYWNHYSHLPATELGDNYFAVGRSGKVVERV; encoded by the coding sequence TTGCCAGAGAAATACGACGTCGGAATCATCGGCCTGGGATATGTGGGGCTGACGCTGGCCACCGTGCTGGCCGAAGCCGGAAACTCCGTCATCGGAATCGAGACCCGTCAGGAATTGGTCGATATGACCAATCAGGGTTTGCCGCATTTCACCGAGACCGGCCTGCCCGACGCCCTCGAGGGCGTCACCCGATTCGGGAAACTGAAGGCCGTCACCGCGTTTGACGACAGCTTCTCCTGCGACACCTACATCATCACCGTCGGCACGCCGTTGTCGGCCGACGGCGTGGCCCGCGTCGATATGATCGAGGCCGCGGCCCGCGACATCGCCGGAAACATGGAAGACGGCGCGCTGGTCATCCTGCGTTCGACGGTGAAGGTCGGTACCACCCGCGACGTGGTGGCGCCGATGCTGGCCGCCAGCGGCAAGAGCTTCGACATCGCGATGTGCCCCGAGCGCACCCTGGAAGGCAAGGCGCTGCAGGAGCTGCGCGAGCTGCCGCAGATCGTCGGCGCCGACGACCCGGCGGTCGCCGACCGCGCCGCCGCGGTCTTCCGCAAGCTCACCAGTTCGATCGTGCTGGTCTCCGATATCGAGACCGCCGAGATCATCAAATTGGTGAGCAACACGTTCCGTGACGTTCAGTTCGCCTTCGCCAACGAAGTCGCCCGGATTTGCGACGCGTTCGGCGTCAGCGCCTACGAGGTGATCTCGGCGGGCAAACTCGGCTACAACCGCACCAATATCCCGCTGCCGGGTCTGGTGGGTGGGCCGTGCCTCGAGAAGGACCCGCACATCCTGATGGAGAGCGTGCGTGAACGCGGCGTCACCCTCGACATCACCGCCGCCGGCCGCCTGGTCAACGAGCGCCAGCCCGCCGAGACGGTGCGCTTCATCAGCAGCGAGATCGCCCGCCGCAAGCTGGGCGCCGAAGGCCCGCTGCGGATCAACCTGCTGGGCATGGCGTTCAAGGGTCAGCCAGAGACCAGCGACCTGCGTGGGTCGATGTCCATCAAGGTCTTCAATGAGTTGAAGGCCGCGCACCCGGATGCCGAGATCGGCGTCTACGACCCTGTCACGCCGAATGACGTGCTGGCCGAAGCGTTCCCGGGACACAAGGTCTACAACCGGTTCGGTGACGCGGTGAGCGGCGCGGACGTCGTGGTCCTCGGCAACAACCACCCGTCGCTGGGCACCATCTCGCCGCGCACCATCAGCGAGTTCATCAGCCCCGACGGTTTCGTCTTCGACTACTGGAACCACTACAGCCACCTGCCGGCCACCGAACTGGGCGACAACTACTTCGCCGTGGGCCGCAGCGGAAAGGTCGTCGAACGTGTCTAA
- a CDS encoding SufE family protein encodes MTLPAALAEVVSDFADVQGQDKLALLLEFAGELPALPAFLEEASMEPVPECQSPLFLHVDAQDLEHVRLYFSAPAEAPTTRGFAAILAAGLDGLPASEILAVPDDFYADLGLAKLISPLRLRGMSAMLTRIKRHLRDA; translated from the coding sequence ATGACCCTCCCCGCGGCCCTGGCCGAGGTGGTGTCGGATTTCGCCGACGTCCAGGGGCAGGACAAGCTGGCGCTGCTGCTGGAGTTCGCCGGTGAGTTGCCGGCACTCCCGGCGTTCCTCGAAGAGGCCTCGATGGAGCCGGTGCCGGAGTGCCAGTCGCCGCTGTTCCTCCACGTCGACGCGCAGGACCTCGAGCACGTGCGGCTGTACTTCAGCGCGCCGGCCGAGGCACCGACCACCCGGGGCTTCGCGGCGATCCTCGCGGCCGGCCTGGACGGTCTGCCGGCGTCCGAAATCCTGGCGGTTCCCGACGATTTCTACGCGGACCTGGGGCTGGCCAAGCTGATCAGCCCACTGCGCCTGCGGGGCATGTCGGCGATGCTGACGCGCATCAAACGCCATCTCCGCGACGCTTGA
- a CDS encoding DUF4333 domain-containing protein: MRARILALVVIAGLLVTGLAALVYSLTRPDSEPAQAKSAQLPMVDKASLERAIHDAFTSQPPQAVICERGLIARVGQSTRCDVTMSPAYGIQPTITVSGVDGGKVSYSMTPAVSKTQLEAAVADMVTRARKSAPDSVVCLSGLEGKQGAVALCDITDDGFTSRRTALVSEVSGLAMNYGLTPVLEKSVAESSLAAQLGQSPGAVKCAGDVDSKVGATQRCTAVVGGQSRAYTLTVTDVADGKVSFSYRPAN; this comes from the coding sequence ATGAGGGCGCGCATCCTGGCACTGGTCGTCATCGCTGGACTGCTGGTGACCGGGCTCGCGGCGCTGGTCTACAGCCTCACCCGCCCGGATTCCGAGCCCGCCCAGGCCAAGTCGGCGCAGCTGCCGATGGTGGACAAGGCATCACTGGAGCGGGCCATTCACGATGCCTTCACCAGCCAGCCGCCGCAGGCGGTGATCTGCGAGCGCGGCCTCATCGCCCGGGTCGGGCAGAGCACGCGCTGCGACGTCACCATGTCACCCGCCTACGGGATTCAACCGACCATCACCGTGTCGGGGGTCGACGGCGGCAAGGTCAGCTATTCGATGACGCCGGCCGTCTCCAAGACCCAGTTGGAGGCGGCGGTGGCGGACATGGTGACCCGGGCGCGCAAGTCCGCTCCCGACTCCGTGGTGTGCCTGTCGGGACTCGAGGGCAAGCAGGGCGCGGTGGCACTGTGCGACATCACCGACGACGGGTTCACCAGCCGCCGCACCGCTCTGGTGAGCGAAGTATCCGGGCTCGCAATGAATTACGGCCTGACACCCGTGCTCGAGAAGTCCGTTGCGGAGAGCTCGCTCGCGGCGCAACTGGGCCAGAGCCCGGGCGCCGTCAAGTGCGCCGGAGACGTGGACAGCAAGGTCGGGGCGACCCAGCGGTGCACGGCGGTGGTCGGCGGTCAGAGCCGTGCCTACACGCTGACGGTCACCGATGTCGCCGACGGCAAGGTGTCGTTCAGTTATCGGCCGGCCAACTGA
- the sigK gene encoding ECF RNA polymerase sigma factor SigK, with translation MSRPSGSDGLRQMDTVPAQSCDDSRMEGEPDRAALLTAIADGDRTAFAEFYDLTSARVFGLAYRVVRNKTLAEDVVQEVFLQVWSSAARQYDPALASPIGWLMTLTHRRSIDRVRSEQSAADRNHAYGASSLGREHDTVADEVGQRLDEQEVTECLGGLTAVQREAIGLAYYSGHTYREVAEHLDVALPTIKARIRDGLIRLKNCLGVGTDA, from the coding sequence GTGAGCAGGCCGTCCGGATCCGACGGGTTGCGTCAGATGGACACGGTTCCCGCGCAGTCGTGCGACGATTCCCGGATGGAGGGGGAGCCGGACCGCGCAGCGCTCCTGACTGCGATCGCCGATGGCGACCGCACGGCTTTCGCCGAGTTCTACGACCTGACGTCGGCCCGGGTGTTCGGCCTGGCCTACCGCGTCGTGCGTAACAAGACCCTGGCCGAGGACGTGGTGCAGGAGGTGTTCCTCCAGGTGTGGTCCTCGGCGGCCCGGCAATACGACCCCGCGCTGGCGAGTCCGATCGGCTGGCTGATGACCTTGACTCATCGCCGAAGCATCGATCGGGTCCGGTCCGAACAGTCGGCCGCCGACCGTAACCATGCCTACGGCGCCTCGAGCCTGGGCCGCGAACACGACACCGTCGCCGACGAAGTGGGGCAGCGACTCGACGAGCAGGAAGTCACCGAATGCCTCGGCGGATTGACCGCCGTCCAGCGCGAAGCCATCGGCCTGGCGTACTACAGCGGCCACACCTACCGGGAGGTCGCCGAGCATCTCGACGTCGCGCTCCCCACCATCAAGGCCCGTATCCGGGACGGCCTGATCCGCCTGAAGAACTGCTTGGGGGTGGGCACCGATGCCTGA
- a CDS encoding TIGR01777 family oxidoreductase, translating to MGIEYSSVVDAPRDDVFAWHARPGAIHRLLPPWQPMSVVAEATSLADGRAVLGLPGGLRWSAQHNPADYAPPARFVDELGRGGLRSLPTALVGHWRHEHCFDAVADGRTRVTDRVDTPVPGQLLQPTFRYRHRQLSDDLATHRWAREHGERPESVVVSGASGLIGTALAAFLSTGGYRVIRLVRREPRDDTERRWDPESPADDLLDGIDAVVHLAGASIAGRFTDAHKKAVRDSRIEPTRRLAECAARATDGPSVFVSASAIGWYGDDRADERLDESAQPGDGFLADVVAGWEAATTPAAAAGLRVVNVRTGIVQTPRGGTLQLMRPLFAAGLGGPLGSGRQWLSWIDIDDLIDVYHRALVDTELSGPVNAVAPQPVRNADYTRSLARVLHRPAVVPVPAAGPALLLGRQGARELAMASQRVVPGRLIEAGHRFRRPDLEQCLRHQLGKAIR from the coding sequence ATGGGAATCGAGTACAGCAGTGTGGTCGACGCGCCGCGCGACGACGTATTCGCCTGGCATGCGCGGCCGGGGGCCATCCATCGGCTGCTGCCGCCGTGGCAGCCGATGAGTGTGGTCGCGGAAGCGACATCGCTGGCTGACGGGCGCGCCGTACTCGGACTGCCCGGCGGGTTGCGCTGGAGCGCTCAACACAATCCCGCCGACTACGCACCACCCGCCCGGTTCGTCGACGAACTGGGCCGGGGCGGGTTGCGTTCGCTGCCAACAGCTTTGGTCGGGCATTGGCGGCACGAACACTGCTTCGACGCCGTCGCCGACGGGCGCACCCGAGTCACCGATCGTGTCGATACGCCGGTGCCCGGGCAACTTCTGCAGCCGACGTTCCGCTACCGGCATCGCCAGCTGAGCGATGATCTGGCCACCCATCGGTGGGCGCGCGAACACGGCGAGCGACCCGAGTCGGTGGTGGTGAGCGGGGCATCGGGACTGATCGGCACTGCCCTCGCCGCCTTCCTGTCCACCGGCGGCTACCGGGTGATCCGGCTGGTGCGCCGCGAACCACGCGACGACACCGAACGCCGGTGGGATCCCGAGTCACCCGCCGATGACCTGCTCGACGGGATCGACGCCGTGGTGCACCTGGCGGGCGCATCGATTGCAGGGCGGTTCACCGACGCACACAAAAAGGCGGTGCGCGACAGCAGGATCGAGCCGACCCGACGGCTGGCCGAGTGTGCCGCACGAGCGACGGACGGACCGTCGGTCTTCGTCAGCGCCTCGGCGATCGGCTGGTACGGAGATGACCGGGCCGACGAGCGCCTCGACGAATCGGCGCAACCGGGCGACGGGTTCCTGGCCGATGTCGTCGCCGGCTGGGAGGCGGCGACGACGCCGGCAGCCGCTGCCGGACTGCGAGTGGTCAACGTCCGCACCGGGATCGTGCAGACCCCGCGCGGCGGCACGCTCCAGCTGATGCGGCCGCTGTTCGCCGCCGGTCTCGGTGGCCCCCTGGGCAGCGGGCGGCAGTGGCTGTCCTGGATCGACATCGACGATCTGATCGATGTCTATCACCGCGCCCTGGTCGACACGGAGCTGTCCGGTCCCGTCAATGCGGTTGCGCCACAACCGGTTCGCAATGCCGACTACACGCGGTCCCTGGCCCGAGTGCTGCACCGTCCGGCCGTGGTCCCGGTGCCCGCGGCCGGCCCCGCATTGCTGCTCGGCCGGCAGGGCGCCCGCGAACTGGCCATGGCCAGCCAACGGGTGGTGCCCGGCCGGCTCATCGAGGCCGGGCACCGATTCCGGCGACCGGACCTGGAACAGTGCCTGCGCCACCAGCTGGGAAAGGCAATCCGATGA